One region of Mycolicibacterium rhodesiae NBB3 genomic DNA includes:
- a CDS encoding Rv0361 family membrane protein, with protein MTSRRVLAVLAAMLVTIGLGAGCSRGKVPAAPETSAESSRTAASATTTTTAAPSDEDQVRAAVLAFQDAYNTQNWDAYLQSMCPSWAAQYTGPVMDSLRKTRVDQGLTTVKVMTVRIDGDDATATVDAQNEMLGRKTLDFTLVREDGWRVCMPNGVR; from the coding sequence ATGACGTCACGAAGGGTACTTGCCGTCCTCGCGGCGATGCTCGTCACGATCGGACTGGGCGCGGGGTGCTCGCGCGGTAAAGTGCCTGCCGCTCCAGAGACCAGCGCAGAGTCGTCGCGGACGGCTGCGTCGGCCACCACGACGACGACTGCTGCACCCTCTGACGAGGACCAGGTGCGCGCAGCGGTGCTCGCGTTCCAGGATGCTTATAACACCCAGAACTGGGATGCCTATCTGCAGTCGATGTGCCCCTCGTGGGCAGCCCAGTACACCGGGCCGGTCATGGACTCGTTGAGGAAAACCCGCGTCGATCAAGGACTGACGACGGTCAAGGTCATGACGGTACGGATCGACGGCGACGACGCCACGGCGACCGTCGATGCGCAAAACGAGATGCTCGGACGAAAGACCCTCGATTTCACGCTGGTCCGCGAGGACGGCTGGCGCGTCTGCATGCCAAACGGT